In one Bacillus spongiae genomic region, the following are encoded:
- a CDS encoding HAD family hydrolase → MEIENIKVIVFDLDGTLYEDTHHFDYYAKRLNEKVNSPYKAHFGIDYKKAKDGKHPLRIGRVYDIYEDLILVHHHCQVIAAYEWDGREVPREKVTHHYLSPIVLDFDTMLNIGDLWWIPAAIAYHYGVTNNQVEKAFLETRKFMMRDEFQLQKIAHFKGVLQELRDHTKLILLTNSPEPDSRVILQKLGLQHTFHRTTFLAKKPIDTKKHFTAIKHIFGVKYNEILSIGDNWINDILPAGELGCLTMYIDPHNIGQENAADLIVPSIRDVIPLLKKRTCF, encoded by the coding sequence ATGGAAATAGAAAACATAAAAGTTATCGTCTTTGACCTTGATGGAACACTCTATGAAGATACTCACCATTTTGATTATTATGCCAAAAGGCTAAACGAAAAAGTTAATTCCCCCTATAAGGCTCATTTTGGAATTGATTATAAAAAAGCCAAAGACGGCAAACACCCTCTTCGCATTGGGAGAGTATATGATATATATGAAGACCTTATTCTCGTTCATCACCATTGCCAAGTAATAGCCGCTTACGAATGGGATGGGAGAGAGGTTCCAAGGGAGAAAGTGACCCACCATTATTTAAGCCCCATCGTACTAGACTTTGACACCATGCTGAATATTGGTGATTTGTGGTGGATTCCTGCGGCCATTGCTTATCACTATGGAGTTACAAATAATCAAGTAGAAAAGGCTTTTTTAGAAACGAGAAAGTTTATGATGAGGGATGAATTTCAACTACAAAAAATTGCACACTTTAAAGGAGTTTTACAAGAGCTTCGTGACCACACTAAACTCATTTTGCTCACCAATAGTCCAGAGCCTGATAGCAGGGTCATTCTACAAAAACTAGGGCTCCAACATACGTTTCATCGCACAACCTTTCTGGCAAAAAAACCAATTGATACGAAAAAGCATTTCACAGCAATCAAGCATATATTTGGTGTGAAATATAATGAAATCCTTAGTATAGGAGACAATTGGATAAATGATATTCTTCCTGCGGGTGAGCTCGGATGTTTGACCATGTACATAGACCCTCATAACATCGGGCAAGAAAATGCTGCTGATTTAATCGTACCTTCTATTCGAGATGTCATTCCCCTCTTAAAAAAACGAACCTGCTTCTAA